One Ictalurus punctatus breed USDA103 chromosome 10, Coco_2.0, whole genome shotgun sequence genomic region harbors:
- the zbtb7a gene encoding zinc finger and BTB domain-containing protein 7A: protein MSSGAGRRACEAEEGPVGIPFPEHSADLLEGLNRQRLSGLLCDVLLVVQEREFPAHRSVLASCSSYFHKLFTSGLAAERQSVYALDFVRAEALAALLDFAYTATLTVSRSSVADILSAACLLEISPVQDVCTHLLDTKVLSLPTVSERIEDELEEDGACGRSSREQGNRLRAREYLEFFQRGAHWSSSCSTPELRDMPAHLHFSHRNGADSNGTPSNYFPPPGAGLAMHPPPDPEDDPDEQQDTKDVLIWTRGNGTEALSHFYAPSSQNGHFYLHQSEPKAEREAEAEREVERGPASALLQQMMDSIERQKERPAGAENEGADGDEPDVEFYLKYFNSVQREEATLPLWASVRGGEGRGAGGQPSTGNAGGERKMRSKAFQKCPICSKVIQGAGKLPRHIRTHTGEKPYECAICKVRFTRQDKLKVHMRKHTGEKPYLCTQCGAAFAHNYDLKNHMRVHTGLRPYQCSSCFKTFVRSDHLHRHLKKDGCNGIPSRRGRKPRVREPDALEAPLEPTGTGPRSTRGQLHPEDEEDEEEEGIGVVVMEEVPESRTHSPLADREARGDATARQRDATTP from the exons ATGTCGTCGGGGGCCGGCCGGCGGGCGTGCGAAGCAGAGGAGGGCCCAGTGGGCATCCCCTTTCCTGAGCACAGCGCTGACCTGCTGGAAGGCTTGAACCGGCAGCGGCTCAGCGGCCTGCTGTGTGATGTGCTACTGGTGGTACAGGAGCGTGAGTTCCCAGCCCACCGCTCGGTTCTAGCCTCCTGCAGCTCCTACTTCCACAAACTCTTTACCTCAGGCCTGGCTGCTGAGCGCCAGAGTGTTTACGCACTGGACTTTGTGCGTGCTGAGGCGCTTGCTGCGCTGCTGGATTTCGCCTATACAGCCACACTCACCGTAAGCCGTAGCAGTGTAGCCGACATCCTGAGTGCCGCCTGTCTGCTTGAGATCTCACCTGTCCAAGACGTCTGCACACACCTGCTCGACACCAAAGTGCTCTCCCTTCCG ACGGTCAGTGAGCGAATAGAGGATGAGCTGGAAGAGGATGGAGCGTGTGGGCGGAGCAGCCGAGAACAGGGCAACCGGCTACGCGCTCGCGAGTACCTGGAATTCTTCCAGCGGGGGGCGCACTGGAGCAGCAGCTGCAGTACACCAGAGCTCAGGGACATGCCCGCACACCTGCACTTTAGCCATCGCAACGGCGCTGACAGCAATGGCACGCCGTCTAACTACTTCCCTCCCCCAGGCGCAGGGCTGGCAATGCACCCTCCACCAGACCCGGAGGATGACCCAGATGAGCAGCAGGACACCAAGGATGTGCTGATCTGGACTCGAGGGAATGGCACTGAAGCACTCTCACACTTCTATGCCCCATCATCACAGAATGGACACTTCTACCTCCATCAATCCGAGCCCAAGGCAGAGCGGGAAGCAGAGGCGGAGCGCGAGGTGGAGCGAGGGCCTGCCAGCGCTCTCCTGCAGCAGATGATGGACTCTATAGAGCGGCAGAAGGAGAGGCCAGCTGGGGCTGAAAACGAAGGCGCTGACGGAGATGAGCCTGACGTGGAGTTTTACTTGAAGTACTTTAACAGTGTGCAGCGTGAAGAGGCAACCCTTCCACTCTGGGCCTCGGTGCGAGGCGGAGAAGGTAGAGGTGCTGGAGGCCAACCTAGCACAGGGAATGCCGGCGGTGAGAGAAAAATGCGCTCCAAGGCCTTCCAGAAGTGCCCTATTTGCTCCAAGGTCATCCAGGGTGCTGGCAAGCTACCCCGCCACATCCGCACGCACACTGGAGAGAAGCCCTACGAGTGTGCCATCTGCAAAGTGCGCTTCACCAG ACAGGACAAACTCAAGGTTCACATGCGCAAGCATACAGGAGAGAAGCCTTACCTGTGCACACAGTGTGGTGCCGCCTTTGCTCACAACTATGACCTGAAGAATCACATGCGTGTACACACCGGCTTACGCCCCTATCAGtgctccagctgctttaagacCTTTGTGCGCTCGGATCATCTCCACCGCCACTTGAAGAAGGATGGCTGCAATGGCATCCCATCTCGCCGTGGACGCAAACCTCGCGTACGAGAACCAGATGCACTTGAAGCCCCTCTGGAGCCGACCGGCACAGGGCCGAGATCCACCAGGGGCCAACTGCATccagaggatgaggaggatgaagaggaggagggcaTCGGTGTGGTTGTTATGGAAGAAGTTCCAGAGAGCCGCACACACAGCCCACTGGCTGACAGAGAGGCTAGAGGAGATGCAACTGCAAGGCAAAGAGACGCCACAACGCCATAA